The following is a genomic window from Labeo rohita strain BAU-BD-2019 chromosome 11, IGBB_LRoh.1.0, whole genome shotgun sequence.
aaaggGCGGATTCCCCAATATGACAAGGTGGACAACCATTCAAGGGACATggacaaacttttcttttttattaaataaaattaacgtTTTTGTGTTACCAAATGTTCAGTACACTTAAATTGAGTAAtctcttatttaacaaaatattaatagaacAAAATTTTATGATTTGACTATATTCTACTCTCATTCAACTTTATTGAGCAGTGCATGGGACAGAGCAAAATAACACACTTCCTCCtacacaaaacttaaaaaagctAGAAAATGTGTCTGAAGAGCCAACCAATGCTtttgttatgaatataaaaacttagcctaatatgtgaccctggaccacaaaaccagtcataagggtcaattttttgaaattgagatttatacatcatcagaaagctgaatatataagctttccattgatagttattgtttgttaggatagaaaaatatttggccgagatagaactatttcaatatatggaatctgagggtgcaaaaaaaatctaaatattgagaaaatcgcctttaaagttgtccacataaagctcttagcaatgcatattactaatcaaaaattaagttttgatatatttacagtggaattttacaaaatatctccatagaacatgatctttacttaatttcctaatgatttttggcataaaagaaaaatcaataattttgactcatacaatgtatttttggctattgctacaaatataccccagcgacttaagactggttttgtggtccagggtcagataTAACACCCTTTCATAGTCGTTTTTATGGTAAGTCATCATGGCAAATGAGTTACGTACAGGACACCAAAAGGCAGTGATATTCACccatataaacattatatcgagCATTATATCTTTAGCACATTATCGAGGAAAAATGTTATCGTCCAGCCCTACTTTACTACTGTTTAAAGTTGACTTCAATTCACATTGTTATATAAAGTCCTGAAACACTCTAATCCAAATTCATTTGTACActtgaaataattattatatgctGCTTGCTTGATTCCAAATTGCAAATTGCAAAGTGCTGTTCCTTATGCAaattttgtaatgattttgaCAGTGTCTGGAGCGGGAGCAGGACAAGGTCCCGGCAGGCCCAAAATGCCCAAGTCTCCATCGATCAACAACATCCACAGCAAGCATGCTCGCTCCATACCTGGACCACCAGGGCTCCCGAACAATTCACTCATACATCAGGTTAGTTTGTTAACAGCATCCGAATGCAATGTAGTCTTTTTGCTCTTACACATGACATTTCTgtacttttgtgtgtgtttcccaCAGCCAAAGGCTCGTCCCTGACACAGGTGTGGAGGCTCTGAGCGTGCTGAGCAGTAGGCTGGACCCAGAGCTCCCTCAGCCCCCTCATGCCACTCTGCACGAGGCCTTCTTTTTCTCTTACTCTTCCCACAATCCTCAGGGTGGAATGCACACTGGGTGGCCCATTGATGTCCTTCGTGGGGATCTCCTCCCAAAGCCATGCAGGGGCACTCTCCGGGGATAGGATAATAAGCCAGAGAGATATAGTTCTCCTGTCGGAGGTTATAATGAATCTATACAATGCACCATTGGGTACAAAGCCTGCTGCGTAGAGCATGAGCTGCCCAGCCTGAGCGCTCGCGCTGGGGTCGAAAGGTACGGATTTGGGCTGGTGCGTAGCCTCACCAACACTACCAAGCGTAGGAGGGATGTGCGACGCGAACAAGATAAGTTGCTAAATGTTAGCTTGAGCGTGTGGACATACTGGAAACTGAAATCCTACTCAGCCTTGGAGAAAGTGTACAGGAGAGGAACATCCCTAAAGTAGACACACAATCAACCTAAGTTAATCATACACGTGATCTCTCACTGGAAGGCTGTATTAGATTGAGCTACACTCACTGCAGATAGACATGACAGGAGTGGAGTTTCAACATGAGCAACCTAAACCTAAAGATTATGCAAACTAGACATTTTTAGACCACATTTTGTTTACAGGTTAGCACTTGCATagcaaacagaacaaaatatttatcatgtaccattttccattatttttgaGTTCAAAGTTTCATTTagattcaattattttatttcaagagtttttttttttttttttaacttaaagggatagtttaccccaaaattaaaattaccctatgatttactcaccttcaagccatcctaggtgtatatgaattttttttcagacgAATGCGATCGgacttatattaaaaaatgtcctggcgcttccaagctttataatggcagtgaataggtgttgagattttaaagtccaataaagtgtgtCCATTCATCTTGagaagtactccacacagctccggagggttaataaaggccttctgaagctaATCGATGcctttgtgtaaaaaaaatattcatgtttaaaactttacaaaccATAATCGTCGTACACGTGTTCATTTTGTTGACAAATAATTTTCGTCAACCACATGTTTTTTCACAGACGAAAATGAGACAATAGCAAACGAActtgttttgaatgacaaaaactatgatgaaaatccatggacatttttgtcaaactaataaaaacaagacaaaaatgttaGGGGGGACGATTtgggaagagattcattcagaacgaatctggttaggaggttagatgcatacatttgaactgtatcataagctgtttccatcaccctgtttttatgcacattttgaagtatcgcatcagaaacgAGTGATGGAAATGCCACATTTCGAATAAAAATCCCTTAATTTGCCAAAAAGATTTTACActtgcttgaggtggtttttgacttttttttggcGGAAAAGGGTTAATGTGAATAATGCGAGATGGAAATGCATTTGccgaataaattcctccatacGCATCAAAAATGTCACGACTTTGCGCTATGGGATGGCAAAATCCGTCTAACCATTGGACCGATCTCGTTCCACAGTGTCTGaaatgttatggtcattctgaaatgcctaagcaaagtctgtcatcaaagtatttctgtataattgccttCCAGAAATGTCTTACATGACTgtgttcccaaacagcaggcatccacctccAAGAAATTATCACATTTATCGCCATTCTCTTGTGAATGCATGAGTGCGAcgaattttaaatatggatatttttctcacacaaacacattgattcactttagaaggtctttattaaccccttggagccgtgtggagtttttttatgatggatggacagttttttggacttcaaaatctcaacacccatttgctagcattataaagcttggaagagcctgaatgttttttaatataactctgtttatattcgtctgaaagatgaaagttatatacacctaggatggcttgagggtaaatacatttttgggtgagctatccctttaagatttaTCCAGAGAAgctgttttattgcattttctttttttacaaaaacaaaaaaaaaaacccaaatcaAGCTCGAACACCTTGCATTAGCAAaagcatttgatttttttttcccgctgtgtttattttgaagaatttcaGGTCTGTGTTAGTAGCCTAGCATGTCTTTACCGAATCTCTGAGCAACAGTCGTCTCTTGAAACTCAAGAAAACACTGTAAtcctcttaaaggagaagtccacttccaaaacaaagattcacatataatgtactcacccttttgtcattgttttttgaggaaaacatttcaggatttttctccatatactgtaatggactgatatggtgccccgattttgaactttcaaaatgcagtttcaaatgcggcttcaaatgatcccaaatgcggctgtaaacaatcccagccgaggaagaagggtcttatctagaataacgattttaataatacaatttatatacgttttaatgccaaacactcgtcttgtcttactctgcctgaactgtttttgttctggttcagaGAAGaatcccatctcatgttctccctcaacttcaaaatcatcctatattgctgttttaccttttttgtttagggtgtttgatcttcactttgcaaagactgggtcggtacttctgcagtgatgtaggatgattttgaaatgatttttgaagttcaggTAGGAAatacgatgggagtttttcgacatacactaactgtcttgaactagaatacacagagttcagggagagaaagacaagattaaaaagtatttaaattgttggggtttttttgtttgttttttttaatgaaaataaccgatcgcctagataagacccttcttcctttccttttcctgggatcgtttgaagctgcatttaaactgcatttcggaagttcaaactcggggcaccgcATCAGTCCatgatatggagaaaaatcctaaaatgtttcctcaaaaaacaatttctttacgactgaagaaagacagacatgaacatcttggatgacaagggggtgactacattatatgtgaatctttgttttggaagtggacttttcctttaaaaccACAGCTAGTCAGTTTTAGGTACATTAAGGGCTTGATTCAGTAAACCTTTTAGCACATGCAAAAACTGCTCCTGTTGGAACAAAATGTTGGAAAAAACCCATCGTAGCACTAAAGAAGCATGTGCTGAAatcttaatgtactaaaatctGCAATCTCGCTCGATAATGATTGTAGGAGAGAGTTTCCTGGTGAAGATGCCTTAGGCATGGTTTCGTCATGTGCCGTTTAAATCTCAGAAAGGGGCTCGTGGCTAGTTGACATTGAGCCATAGACCAACATTACAGACACACTATCATCTCAGCAATGGAGTAGACATCTACACGACTCTCAATACTGTgagacacacatacagtagtCTGGCCAGCACCATCTCATCAAATAACCACTACCTTAAACCGCGACTGAACGTCGATCCCACACGAGCTTTTGTTCTTTGTGACCCTAAAGAGGTTAGTAGCTGGACGTTGatttaaatctcattttcattgTCAACTGAAAGGCAATAGATCCTTTTTTTGATCTTCAGATGTCGTTTTGTGTAATTTGGGGCTAAAACTCCTGTAAATTCCTGAACTCCACTGATGTCAGTCAGCAAATTGGTTGCTGAGAAGTagagcatgatttttttttttttttttttctttgtgtatttttttccttcGGCTTTTTCGTACACGAAACCGAATACAAATATTGAAGTATCCCTATTTCAGaatacatattttgttaaaGAATTGTACATATGGAGATGTATTTTTGCACAGGCATTTTCGATAACGATTTTTGGTACAGTTGagatcattattatttatttagtaaatggAAACATTCTAAGATTATTAGAAGTGGTTCACTGCCAAGCCGATAATGCAATACGCCACTCTATCCGAACACAGCTTGTTGTTAGTCTCACGCCGAGTTCCCCCGGACGGATCGTTGCCACAGTAGTGGGAAATCATCCACCGTATTTTTTTAGGTGTCAATACTGCTTCTTTTCTCTCACGATTCCTCCCCATCTCAAACTTAGAGGTCGGAGAATGTGCTCAAAATGGCCCGTTTAACTGTGCAAAAGATTTCTGGCTGGCTGATGTATTTTGTAGGACTTTTCTAACTGGGTGAGGGAACAAAACAGTTGTACAGTGCAAAAGGTGCACCACTGTTGCCAAACGTTGTAATTGGATACactgctttttaattatttatttgcttttaacGCTGACAAAAAGAGAAAGTGCCTGAATTAGTTTATCATCGACTGTTGTTGAGGCAGAGCTTTTTATTTggtgtatttgttttttcacaGTACTTGAATGTTATATAAGGGTTTAGAGACTTTTTAAACCTGCCTAGGAATCACACGTCGCCCTTTTCCCCTTCAAGTAGAGCGGTAACTCTGATGAAATGCATGGCAGAGGAATAACACTTACTTGACAATGACATGAGAAACGCTTCCTGTCTGTCCCGTCTATTCTTTTATGACTACTTTTGATATTAGAAATTTTCAAAGCGAGAGGGAGAGATATTTTTGTGGCTACGTCTGTGATTTCAACCAATGTTTTAGGCGGATAAATGTACTGTTTACCTTGAAATTGTAACTCCACTGTTTTCAGATCACGAAAGCTTTGTGAAGATGTTTGAACACCACAGATTTGGAATGTGAATcgaagatatatatataaaaaaaaaaaaaaacaacgcagTTTGCTTTTTGGGGAAGAAGCCTCTACATATGTACAAGTGTGTATATTTtgatttcgttttttttttttttttttttttttttcctttgtctttttttttggtatacaTATTCAAAAATCATTGATCAGCTGGACTTTTGTGTGTTGGCTGCTAtgtaattcatgaacaaacacAGTAGGGTagatttacttaatatttaaagaaaagatTGTATagtatatttgttttgtaacaagtttctgtaaatataaaaaaaataatttatacagtTATTTATAAGAAATGTGTCGGactcttttttttccaaaacaaacTCCAAAGGTTTCCTccaattcagttttattatatactgtacataaaacaaaagTCAGGTTGTTCACAAGAAAAGACATGGGTATTTGTCAAACGCCATATGCTGGACTACATGTTGATCACTCTGGACAACTTCTGCACTCTGTTAAGCAGGAGATCGCCTTTCTTTATGGTTTCCTGGTACTGCCAGTTCTTACTGTCAGgtctggagagaaaaaaaacaggcacACAGTTAGCTTACTACAGATCTTAGGACAGCATTTtagtaatatgttaaaaaataaaaactacaattacaatattaaagtcataatattttgaaaaagtcaaaattacaagaataaagtaaaaatattttaagaatgaagtcaaaattacaagattaTAGTCAAAAGTACGtgaataaagtcgtaatattttggaaaaaagacaatttcaagaataaagaaaatattttaagaatgaagttaaaattacatgaataaagtcgtaatattttggAAGTGTCCATTACAAGAAAGTCATAACATTTtggaaaaattcaaaataacgagaaagctgtaatattttgaaaaaaagtcaacattTCAAGAAtggtgtcaaaatattttaagaatgaaGTTAAAATGACAGCAGTCAAAATTACttcaataaagtcaaaatatcacgagaataaagtcaaaattagtcaattttttgtttgaaaaagtctattatgaaaataaagttaaaatagttTGAGAAAGTTGAAATCATGAGAACAgtcatattttgagaataaagtagatgttacaagaataaagtcaaaatattttaagaataaaggcaaaaatacaagaataaagttacaGTATTTTGACAGTCGAAATTACGTGAATAAAATCAtaacattttaagaataaagtcaaaattatgagaataaaggcAAAACAAATTGAGAAAGtcaattacgagaataaaattAGAACATTGAGTATAAAGTCAATGACgagaatgaaattaaaatactttgagaataaagtcgaaattaaaagaataaagttgtaatattgtgagaaaaaaaaaaaagtttagattCAGAGATAAAGTTGAACatttttgagaatgaagtcaatttatgagaataaaattaaaatatttttagaataaaaagttaatattttgggaataaagtagaaatactctgcgaataaagtttaaattatgagaataaacatttttgagaaCAAAGTCAGTGATgagaatgaaattaaaatattttgagaataaagttgtgatatttcgagaaaaaaaagtctaaattacaagataaaatagaacatttttgagaaagtcaattatgagaataaagttaaaatttttgggaataaagtcgaaacactttgaaaatgtcaaaattcaaaattacgagaataaagttgtaatattttgagaaaagagTTTAAATTCTGAGATAAAGCGGAACatttttgagaataaataaagtcaattacatgaataaagtcaaaatattctgagaataaattaaatattttgagaaagtcaaaattgcgataaagtcaaaattacaagaataaagtttaaatattttaagaataaagtcaaaattaatattttgagaaagaagtcacaattatgagaaagtctaaatattttgggAATAATGTTCAAATTATgagtataaagtcaaaatattttgagatttaagtcaaaattatgagaataaagtcaaagaaTTTTGTGAAGTATAGCCAATATTGCACATGGCCCAGATTGTGAGCACTGGGAGAAATTCCAGTGTCTTGGGAACTGATTTGAATATACGTGGGATTATTAGCAAAAATCATACCATGTGTTGTATACTCATAGGGACAGcttgaaaataatttttcatgtCTTCGAATGCATTCATTAGGCTATttgtaatttaactttaaactaatttaactttattctctaattttgacatttggcactaaaacgccgtcgtaAGATCCAACACAGATTTATACACGCAAACATTAAAGTCTTCACCTGTTGGTTTCCACAATCTCATTGACTTTGTCGATCTTGCAATGTAAACGTCCTGCGGCGATGAATCGCGACAGCTCCCTTAGGAAAGAAAAAGACCAAAGTCAGCATAGAAATAACGCTTGTTTACATAGTTGTTTATATGAAAGCGGGAACGTACTGGTCGATGAACTCGGTGCTGACTCCAAATGCTTCGGCCATGTATCCCAGCGTGAGGGAGCGGTAGGATTCCAGCAGCTGGCTGTAGGCTAAAATGCGCATCTCTCGTACATAGTAACGGTAATGAGGAGCAAACAACCAGTCTTGCTTCATCTCCTGTTCCACTCGAGCTACAGAAGACAAACAGATGGAACAtatgagcaatacatttttaaacaataacagAAGAGCAGACTCCATAaacattgcaaataaataacaacatagCTTACAACATTAATCTTACAGCAGACCGTGGCTAGTTAAGCAATAACATTCTGCTCAATtgttctttaaaggtttgtaCTATGAGCAACTGGCCCGCTCCGCCAATATTTTACTTACCCAATGATTGAAAGAATACGGAATAACGGCACTCGTAGAGAGAGAAGAGGTACTGACGCACAGCGGGTAAACTGTGCAACACCTCCAAGATCTCAGCACCCTTAATCACCTGAGAGAAGATCGGACATCACATCATTCCTTGTGTTAGCTTGGTTATTTCAAATAGGTTTAGTTGCATTTGTATTAGGTACATTTTTTGGCCATAGCACATGTACaggaattcagatttttttctttaatggttCAGTTAGAATTCTCTAAGTTTTGCTCTGGATAAGATTgtgtacaaaatgcatttaatatagcaatatacataatataacccaagtgtttattacattttcattaaagttaaaaaaaaaaaaaaagggggataaactaatctaaaaatcattatttaatttatttcatctCTATAAttctaacattaataaattaaatttaaaaaggctttttaaggtctaaaagtttttaaagtgtttactGTAATATTCATAAGGACATCTCtcatgctcactaaggctgcatttttaattaaactacagtaaaaacagtaatattgtaaaatattattacagttgtaATATGTAccgtttttattattattttttcaatacattttaaaatgcaatttattcctgcaatggcaaagctgaattttcagcagtcattaacgttactccagtcttagggacagaaaaatctaaatacacaacacaatatttctaaaaaagtaaataatttaataataataataataataataataataatatattaaaaataaataatattaataaaaattaattaataatatttaataaattaataatatatattttttaatcagtaaaatataatcaattaatcaaagtcaattaaatgaaaccattaaaatagaatccagaagaaaaaaaaattgtagggccttaaaaatacactttgctaaatttaataaattgtgcaagtttcatgatttaaattaattatacaagctttttgattagtattctttaaatttaaccatcaaaacagagtctagaaaaatgtaaatggggggaaaaaaaattgaaacggaaaaaaatgaaattttggggaaaaataaaataaaacagaatttgaggaggaaaatgattttatagaaccctccagtcttcagtgtcagatTATCttccaaaaatcattctaatatgctgatttaaggctcaagaaacatttcttactgtcaatattgaaaacagttcctgcttaatattttgtgcaaAACCTTTTAAGATTAAAGGATTTAGGATTAaaaaattgaaatcttttgcaacattatttctactgtcacttttgagcaACTTAATGcttccttactgaataaaagtaccaatctgttgcaaaaaaaaaccctcaaaacatcttacagaccccaaacacaatactgtttatttttttaggctAGCTCTTACCTTCTCTCTCAAGTCTGGCCTCTTGAGCGCAATCATACACACGTACACAGTGTATGTAACGAACGTCTTGTAGTCCATCAGCTCATACGAAGTGAATGTGGAGACGGTATCCAGAAAGAGCTCTGCTGCCTGCTTGAAATCCCGAATGGCCACGCAGTAGAGGCCCTGATACACCTTCAGACGATTCCTCCGGTCCCAGTCACCACCTTCCTCAATCAAACTGTTCATATATGCGGAATTCAAGAGTCAGGCCCAACATTCGGAGCAGTGATgcatttgttaaataaacaagtctGAACTCGATACTGTACCTTTTGGCTTTCTCAGTGTTGCGGGTGATGAGGTCATTGTCCATATAAAACAGGCCAATCCTCAGCAGGTAAAAAACAATATCCAAGCGATGACCAAGAGCAACAGTCTTGTCATACGTCTTCCTGAAGGCAGTCAGGGCTCCTTCCTaaataaaagacagaaatattATCAGTGTGgatattgtgagaaaaaaaaaaaaatgaacatgtgtccacctttttcttcctgtatgagtgggcgtggccatttgtacattttatggtttttgcttccggtctcattcacatccagctatttttagctgtacaaaacagctggttttgctgtttgatatttcaaattggtgtgttttaccatattattttaatgtattatcttaattattatCACACTGGTTTGCagtacaaacagttttacagtttactgcgtgttattcttctcgttattttcctATAGCGGAAAAAGTACCGGAAGTCTTACCCATATATGAGGGGCCATATAGGCCATAATTATTGAAAAGCCTCTTACAAACATTagtgaaacaaaaacattgataaACCTTAGTGAAATTCATTCATGTGCATTACTGAAAAGAATGAATTGCACTATGGTTGATcaatg
Proteins encoded in this region:
- the psmd6 gene encoding 26S proteasome non-ATPase regulatory subunit 6 codes for the protein MPLENLEEEGLPKNPNLRIAQLKFLLTLEDHRQDAKVKSELMDAIKLNNMAPYYEALCKELKWQADTDLLSKMKKANEDELKRLDDVLEDAEKNLGESEIRDAMMAKAEYLIRIGDKEGALTAFRKTYDKTVALGHRLDIVFYLLRIGLFYMDNDLITRNTEKAKSLIEEGGDWDRRNRLKVYQGLYCVAIRDFKQAAELFLDTVSTFTSYELMDYKTFVTYTVYVCMIALKRPDLREKVIKGAEILEVLHSLPAVRQYLFSLYECRYSVFFQSLARVEQEMKQDWLFAPHYRYYVREMRILAYSQLLESYRSLTLGYMAEAFGVSTEFIDQELSRFIAAGRLHCKIDKVNEIVETNRPDSKNWQYQETIKKGDLLLNRVQKLSRVINM